The sequence GGCAAGAGGGTGTTCTCTGCGGCCGTGCATGGTTCGACGAAGTCTTTCGCCAGGTCGATCGCTCGATCACCCTCCACTGGTTGACCGGGGAGGGGGAAACGCTTCGGGCGAATCAACGACTCTGCGAACTCTCGGGACCCGCCCGCGGCCTGCTGAGCGCGGAGCGAACCGCGCTCAACTTTCTCCAGCTTCTGTCGGGCACCGCCACGGCCACGCGCCGCTACGTCAAGGCCGCTTCCGGTACCGGTGCGACGATCCTCGACACCCGCAAGACGATTCCAGGGCTGCGCCTGGCCCAGAAGTATGCCGTGACCTGCGGTGGGGGACACAATCACCGCCTGGGTCTGTTCGACGCGGTGCTGATCAAGGAGAACCACATCCGCGCCGCCGGCTCCCTGTCGGCCGCGGTCTCCAGGGCGCGAGAACTGCACCCGAGGCTCACCGTGGAGGTCGAAACGGAGACCCTCGACGAGGTCGCCGAGGCCCTGACCTCAGGGGCGGATATCATCATGCTGGACAACTTCGCGACCGGCGATATGCACCGCGCCGTCAAGATCAACGCCGGACGCGCCAAACTGGAGGCCTCAGGGGGTGTCAATCTGGACACGATCGGCGAGATTGCGCGAACCGGGGTGGATTTCATCTCGGTGGGCGCC comes from Gammaproteobacteria bacterium and encodes:
- the nadC gene encoding carboxylating nicotinate-nucleotide diphosphorylase; amino-acid sequence: MLPPPEHITTEVARALAEDIGAGDVTAGLIAPDTRARGHVLSRQEGVLCGRAWFDEVFRQVDRSITLHWLTGEGETLRANQRLCELSGPARGLLSAERTALNFLQLLSGTATATRRYVKAASGTGATILDTRKTIPGLRLAQKYAVTCGGGHNHRLGLFDAVLIKENHIRAAGSLSAAVSRARELHPRLTVEVETETLDEVAEALTSGADIIMLDNFATGDMHRAVKINAGRAKLEASGGVNLDTIGEIARTGVDFISVGALTKDVDALDLSMRIGD